The Hemibagrus wyckioides isolate EC202008001 linkage group LG10, SWU_Hwy_1.0, whole genome shotgun sequence genome includes a window with the following:
- the LOC131360684 gene encoding protein kinase C epsilon type-like — MGNSLNLFQGMRRKKKNKVKKGHDEVKSYDTESKKRQKTTCRFEESLIQPEEDHLGSGTRDRDITPPSADHIEEVQQVEPSPYLSEDGLNESSVEVQPRNKSLEDFEFLKVLGRGSYGKVVLAELRGTDKVFAVKMLKKESIQNYREVLQTLMERRALVLAAEHPFLTQVCCCFQTKDRLYFAMEYMNGGDLQYHLSRSFRFTKSRSRFYAAEIVSALIFLHRNGIIHRDLKPSNILLDADGHCKLADFGVCKGGILDGNTTNTLCGTPLYVAPEILLECKYGASVDWWSLGVIMYEMMVGYPPFVARNKSRLYKSILQDTPLYPFWLSRESKRILRAFLVKRPKNRLGCVVSLGQEEAIKMHPFFKKIDWQLLEQRKITPPFKPKITAKKNTNYFKARFIRQKLKLTPTDDSKFLSCYQSLFDDFYYCNPNVDC; from the exons ATGGGAAATTCATTGAACTTGTTTCAGGGTATGAGGAGG aaaaagaagaacaaagtGAAGAAGGGACATGATGAAGTCAAGTCCTATGATAcagaaag taaaaagagacagaaaacgaCTTGCAGATTTGAAGAAAGTCTGATACAACCAGAGGAGGATCATCTGGGGTCGGGCACACGTGACAGAGACATAACACCACCGTCTGCTGATCATATCGAGGAAGTGCAACAAGTAGAACCAAGTCCATACCTGAGTGAGGATGGTTTAAATGAGAGCAGTGTAGAGGTGCAGCCTAGAAATAAGAGCCTAGAGGATTTCGAGTTCCTCAAAGTTCTTGGAAGGGGTTCATATGGCAAGGTTGTTCTGGCTGAACTCAGAGGCACTGATAAGGTGTTTGCAGTAAAGATGCTGAAGAAAGAATCGATTCAGAATTATAGAGAGGTGCTCCAAACTCTGATGGAGAGACGTGCCCTGGTTCTGGCTGCAGAACACCCCTTCCTCACCCAGGTCTGCTGCTGCTTCCAGACTAAGGACCGCTTGTACTTTGCTATGGAGTACATGAATGGAGGTGATCTTCAATACCACCTTTCACGGTCATTTCGATTTACCAAATCACGCTCCCGTTTTTATGCTGCTGAGATAGTCTCTGCTCTCATCTTCCTCCACCGTAACGGCATCATTCATAGAGATCTCAAACCCAGCAATATCCTGTTAGATGCCGATGGCCATTGCAAGTTAGCTGACTTTGGTGTATGCAAAGGGGGCATCCTAGATGGCAACACTACCAACACTCTCTGTGGTACACCTCTGTACGTAGCACCTGAGATACTGTTAGAATGTAAATATGGTGCATCAGTGGACTGGTGGTCTCTAGGTGTCATCATGTATGAGATGATGGTGGGCTATCCTCCGTTTGTTGCTAGAAATAAGTCGAGGCTGTACAAGTCCATCCTTCAGGATACTCCACTTTATCCATTTTGGCTGAGCAGAGAGTCGAAAAGAATTCTCAGGGCATTCCTGGTGAAGAGACCTAAGAATCGGCTTGGCTGTGTGGTGTCCCTGGGCCAGGAGGAAGCCATCAAAATGCATCCATTCTTTAAGAAAATTGACTGGCAGCTTTTGGAACAGAGGAAGATTACGCCCCCTTTTAAACCAAAAATTACAGCCAAAAAGAATACCAATTACTTTAAAGCACGTTTCATTCGTCAGAAGCTCAAGCTTACCCCCACTGATGATTCAAAATTTCTGTCATGTTATCAGAGCTTATTCGATGACTTTTACTACTGTAACCCCAATGTTGATTGTTAA